One part of the Vitis riparia cultivar Riparia Gloire de Montpellier isolate 1030 chromosome 6, EGFV_Vit.rip_1.0, whole genome shotgun sequence genome encodes these proteins:
- the LOC117916009 gene encoding G-type lectin S-receptor-like serine/threonine-protein kinase LECRK3 produces MATSLPSHSLWYSLLLQLLLLLPFLSVAKTPVKFTLGSSLTAIDNSSYLASPSGEFAFGFQQIGSGGFLLAIWFNKIPEKTIIWSANGDNLVLRGSKIRLTSDGEFMLNDPTGKQIWKADPVSPGVSHAAMLDTGNFVLASQDSTLLWESFNHPTDTILPTQILNQGSKLVARISDMSYSSGRFLFTLQDDGNLVLSHRDFRKGSTSTAYWSSQTEGGGFQVIFNQSGHVYLSGRNSRILDRVFSTAASTKDFHQRAILEHDGVFRQYVYPKKAAVSSAGSWPMTWTSLASIATEKICTIINAETGSGACGFNSYCILGDDQRPYCKCPPGYTFLDPHDEKKGCKQNFVPQSCNQESRETNEFDFENMKNVDWPLADYEHFKEVTVDWCRNACLDDCFCAVAIFGDGDCWKKKNPLSNGRYDPSNGRLALIKVGKGNFTRPPNWEGFKKKDRSTLITTGSVLLGSSVFLNLLLLLAAIMFIFYLNDRKSKAVEPRPAMEGANLRSFTYSELEVATDGFKHEIGRGAFATVYKGTLAHDNGDFVAVKRLDRKVVEGEQEFETEASVIGRTNHKNLVQLLGFCNEGQHQLLVYEFMSNGSLSAFLFGKSRPSWYHRIQIILGTARGLLYLHEECSTQIIHCDIKPQNILLDDGFTARISNFGLAKLLKSDQTRTMTGIRGTRGYLAPEWFKTVPITVKVDVYSFGILLLELIFCRKNFELELEDEDQVVLADWAYDCYKEGKLDQILENDKEALNDIETVRKFLMIAFWCIQEDPSKRPTMKTVTQMLEGALEVSVPPDPSSFISSTCFISTPGSNGA; encoded by the coding sequence ATGGCAACTTCATTGCCTAGTCATTCTCTATGGTATTCACTTCTGCTtcagctgctgctgctgctgcctTTTCTGAGTGTTGCTAAAACTCCTGTGAAGTTTACTTTGGGCTCATCCCTCACTGCCATAGACAACAGTTCGTATTTGGCATCACCATCGGGTGAATTCGCTTTTGGATTCCAACAGATTGGAAGTGGAGGGTTCTTGCTTGCTATTTGGTTCAACAAAATACCTGAAAAGACCATAATTTGGTCAGCCAATGGCGATAATCTAGTGCTAAGAGGATCCAAGATTCGCCTTACCAGTGATGGTGAGTTCATGCTGAATGACCCAACAGGCAAACAGATATGGAAAGCTGATCCAGTCAGTCCTGGAGTCTCCCATGCGGCCATGCTCGACACTGGAAACTTTGTGCTGGCAAGCCAAGATTCCACCCTTCTATGGGAGAGTTTCAATCATCCAACTGACACAATATTACCTACCCAGATCCTGAATCAAGGCAGCAAACTTGTTGCTCGGATTTCGGATATGAGTTATTCAAGTGGGAGATTCCTGTTTACATTACAAGATGATGGAAATCTTGTGCTTTCCCACAGGGATTTCAGAAAGGGTTCTACCAGTACTGCTTATTGGTCTAGCCAGACAGAAGGTGGAGGCTTTCAGGTTATCTTCAACCAGTCTGGCCATGTCTACCTTTCAGGGAGAAACAGCAGGATACTCGATCGGGTGTTTTCCACTGCAGCTTCCACAAAAGACTTCCACCAGAGAGCAATTCTTGAACATGATGGAGTCTTCAGGCAATATGTCTACCCAAAAAAAGCTGCTGTTTCAAGTGCCGGTAGCTGGCCTATGACCTGGACCTCTTTGGCCTCAATAGCAACAGAGAAAATCTGCACCATCATCAATGCAGAAACAGGCAGTGGAGCTTGTGGCTTCAACAGCTACTGTATTTTGGGAGATGATCAGAGGCCTTATTGCAAGTGCCCTCCTGGCTACACCTTCTTGGATCCACATGATGAAAAGAAGGGATGCAAGCAGAACTTTGTCCCACAGAGCTGCAATCAAGAATCACGAGAAACCAAtgagtttgattttgaaaatatgaaaaacgtGGACTGGCCGCTGGCAGATTATGAACACTTCAAAGAAGTAACTGTGGATTGGTGCAGAAATGCCTGCTTGGATGATTGTTTTTGTGCTGTTGCCATTTTTGGAGATGGGGAttgttggaagaaaaaaaaccctctcTCAAATGGGAGGTATGATCCTAGTAACGGAAGATTAGCTCTGATTAAAGTAGGAAAGGGTAATTTTACTAGGCCACCAAACTGGGAAGGCTTCAAGAAGAAAGATCGGTCAACTCTAATCACCACTGGGTCTGTGCTGCTAGGTAGCTCAGTTTTTCTGAACCTTCTCCTCCTCCTAGCAGCAATTATGTTCATCTTCTACTTGAATGACAGAAAATCAAAGGCTGTCGAACCAAGGCCAGCCATGGAAGGAGCCAACCTAAGAAGTTTCACTTACAGTGAGCTAGAAGTGGCTACTGATGGATTCAAGCATGAAATTGGAAGGGGAGCTTTTGCAACAGTTTATAAAGGGACGCTAGCCCATGACAATGGGGATTTTGTTGCAGTCAAGAGGTTGGACAGGAAGGTGGTAGAAGGAGAGCAGGAATTCGAGACTGAAGCAAGTGTAATTGGCCGGACAAATCACAAGAATCTAGTCCAGCTCCTGGGGTTCTGCAATGAGGGACAACACCAGCTTCTTGTATACGAGTTTATGAGTAATGGTTCTCTATCAGCCTTCCTATTTGGAAAATCAAGGCCAAGTTGGTACCACAGGATACAGATTATCCTTGGGACTGCAAGAGGGCTCTTGTACTTACATGAAGAGTGCAGCACCCAGATCATACACTGTGACATTAAACCTCAAAATATACTCCTAGACGACGGTTTCACAGCAAGGATCTCCAACTTTGGATTAGCAAAGCTTCTGAAGTCTGATCAGACTCGAACGATGACTGGAATCAGGGGAACCAGAGGGTACCTTGCCCCTGAGTGGTTCAAGACAGTGCCTATTACTGTCAAGGTTGATGTTTACAGCTTTGGAATTCTGCTGCTGGAGCTCATTTTCTGTAGGAAGAATTTTGAGCTAGAGCTGGAGGATGAAGATCAGGTGGTATTGGCTGATTGGGCATATGATTGCTACAAAGAAGGGAAACTGGATCAGATACTGGAAAATGATAAGGAGGCATTGAATGACATAGAGACAGTGAGGAAGTTTTTGATGATTGCATTCTGGTGCATTCAGGAGGATCCATCTAAAAGGCCTACCATGAAGACAGTCACTCAGATGCTTGAAGGTGCACTTGAAGTTTCTGTTCCTCCAGATCCGTCCTCATTTATCAGTTCAACTTGCTTCATTTCCACTCCAGGAAGTAATGGTGCTTGA
- the LOC117916734 gene encoding G-type lectin S-receptor-like serine/threonine-protein kinase LECRK3 — MATTLASHSLGHCLLPLLLLLLLLLLLLLVSSDAQISRNFTSGSSLIARDNNSFLASPNGDFAFGFQQVGSGGFLLAIWFNKVPERTVVWSANRDSLVQTGSRVQLTTDGEFMLNDPKGKQMWKADLNSTGVAYAAMLDTGNFVLAGHNSTYLWQSFNHPTDTILPTQILNQDSKLVARFSEVNYSSGRFMLILQTDGNLVLYTTDFPMDSVNSAYWATGTVLGGFQVIYNESGDIYLIGNNRRKLSDVLSNKEPTGEFYQRAILEYNGVFRQYVYPKSAGSGAPMAWSPLSAFIPENICTNITASTGSGACGFNSYCTLGDHQRPICKCPPGYTFLDPHNEVKGCRQDFYPEICDEGSHETGRFDFERMTNVDWPTSDYDRFQLFTEDDCRKACLEDCFCAVAIFRDGDCWKKKIPLSNGRFESTNDRIALIKVEKKNSSFPHGGEGFKDKHESILILAGSVLLGSSVLLNVLLLLATATFILRLYCRKPAIIEPQQVMVGRNLQSFTYHELEEATNGFKDELGKGAFGTVYKGSCNGNLVAVKKLERMVKEGEREFETEVSAIVRTNHKNLVQLLGFCNEGLHRLLVYEFMSNGSLATFLFGSSRPKWHQRIQIILGTAKGLLYLHEECSIQTIHCDIKPQNILLDDSLTARISDFGLAKFLKTDQTRTMTGIRGTKGYVAPEWFKTVPITVKVDVYSFGIVLLELIFCRKNFEVEAEDKSPVVLAELAYYCYKEGKLDMLLDNDEEALEDMERLEKFVMIAFWCIQDDPHQRPGMKKVTQMLEGAIEVSSPPDSSSFTLSV; from the coding sequence ATGGCAACTACACTGGCTTCTCATTCTCTAGGCCATTGTCTTCTGCCtctgctgctgctgcttctGCTTCTGCTACTGCTGCTGTTAGTTTCGAGTGATGCTCAAATTTCTCGTAACTTTACTTCGGGCTCATCCCTCATTGCGAGAGACAACAATTCCTTTTTGGCGTCCCCGAATGGTGATTTCGCTTTTGGATTCCAACAGGTTGGAAGTGGAGGCTTCTTGCTAGCTATTTGGTTCAACAAAGTACCTGAAAGGACCGTAGTTTGGTCAGCCAACCGCGATAGTCTGGTGCAAACTGGATCCAGAGTTCAACTTACCACTGATGGAGAATTCATGCTCAATGACCCTAAAGGTAAACAGATGTGGAAGGCTGATCTGAACAGTACTGGAGTTGCCTATGCAGCCATGCTGGACACTGGAAACTTTGTGCTTGCAGGCCACAATTCCACCTATCTGTGGCAGAGCTTCAATCATCCAACAGACACAATATTACCCACCCAGATACTGAATCAAGACAGCAAACTTGTTGCTCGTTTCTCGGAGGTGAATTACTCAAGTGGAAGATTCATGCTTATATTGCAAACTGACGGGAATCTTGTGCTTTACACTACTGATTTCCCAATGGATTCTGTAAATTCTGCATATTGGGCAACTGGCACTGTACTCGGCGGGTTTCAGGTGATCTACAATGAGTCTGGTGACATATACCTCATAGGGAACAACAGGAGAAAACTCAGTGATGTACTGTCAAATAAAGAACCAACAGGAGAATTCTATCAGAGAGCAATTCTTGAATATAATGGAGTTTTCAGACAGTATGTCTACCCGAAGTCTGCTGGCTCAGGTGCTCCTATGGCCTGGTCCCCTTTATCCGCATTCATACCTGAAAATATCTGCACAAATATTACCGCTAGTACAGGCAGTGGAGCTTGCGGGTTCAACAGCTACTGCACACTAGGAGATCATCAGAGACCTATTTGCAAGTGCCCTCCTGGTTACACCTTTTTGGATCCACACAATGAAGTGAAGGGATGCAGACAGGACTTTTATCCAGAGATTTGTGATGAAGGATCTCATGAAACAGGTAGGTTTGATTTTGAAAGGATGACAAACGTGGATTGGCCAACGTCAGATTATGACCGATTTCAACTATTTACTGAGGATGATTGCAGAAAAGCTTGCTTGGAAGATTGTTTTTGTGCGGTTGCAATTTTCAGAGATGGGGATTGTTGGAAGAAGAAAATCCCTCTTTCAAATGGGAGGTTTGAGTCTACTAATGACCGAATAGCTCTCATTAAAGTAGAGAAGAAGAATTCTTCTTTCCCACATGGAGGTGAAGGTTTTAAGGACAAGCATGAGTCCATTCTGATCCTTGCTGGATCAGTGCTGCTAGGCAGCTCGGTGCTTCTGAATGTTCTTCTCCTCCTAGCAACTGCTACATTCATCCTCCGCTTGTATTGCAGAAAACCAGCGATCATTGAACCACAACAAGTCATGGTGGGAAGAAACCTACAAAGTTTCACTTACCATGAGCTGGAGGAGGCCACCAATGGATTCAAGGATGAACTAGGAAAGGGGGCTTTTGGAACAGTCTACAAAGGGAGCTGCAATGGAAATCTGGTTGCAGTAAAAAAGTTAGAAAGGATGGTGAAAGAAGGAGAGCGGGAATTTGAAACAGAAGTGAGTGCGATCGTCAGGACAAATCACAAGAATCTAGTCCAACTTCTGGGGTTCTGCAATGAGGGGCTACACCGGCTTCTAGTATATGAGTTCATGAGCAATGGCTCCTTAGCAACCTTCCTATTTGGAAGTTCAAGACCTAAATGGCACCAAAGAATACAGATTATCCTAGGAACTGCAAAAGGCCTTCTGTACTTACATGAAGAGTGCAGCATCCAGACCATACATTGTGACATCAAGCCTCAAAACATTCTCCTGGATGACTCCTTAACAGCAAGGATATCAGACTTTGGATTGGCTAAGTTTCTGAAAACAGATCAGACGCGAACCATGACTGGAATCAGGGGAACCAAAGGCTATGTTGCCCCTGAGTGGTTCAAGACAGTGCCCATTACAGTCAAGGTTGATGTTTACAGCTTTGGAATTGTGTTGCTTGAGCTCATATTCTGCAGGAAGAATTTTGAAGTGGAGGCTGAGGACAAAAGTCCAGTCGTATTGGCTGAATTGGCATACTATTGCTACAAAGAAGGGAAACTGGATATGCTACTGGACAATGATGAAGAGGCACTGGAAGACATGGAGAGGCTGGAGAAGTTTGTGATGATAGCATTTTGGTGCATTCAGGATGATCCACATCAAAGGCCTGGAATGAAGAAAGTCACTCAGATGCTTGAAGGAGCCATTGAAGTTTCTTCTCCTCCAGACTCATCCTCATTTACCCTTTCAGTTTGA
- the LOC117915965 gene encoding uncharacterized protein LOC117915965 isoform X3, whose amino-acid sequence MKFCNQHHPLSLPPFPIVEHKLSQQFSHFGGNFRVEEENCRLGWSWNPSKRSFDLCTRKKKPHLELMHPNKFSIEKFGNNEEYYSTSSTTCQRHENHAAPSERIVVLALPATSSTQWKELKQRKPRQPRIKSKKIEIHEQDNKQKSPPFTFMLTEWQGRQKRDTNRVRRMIKRVSSDMHDVHAQVYEI is encoded by the exons atgaagttttgcaATCAACATCATCCTCTTTCTTTACCTCCATTTCCAATTGTTGAGCATAAGCTTTCACaacaattttctcattttggtGGCAATTTTcgagtagaagaagaaaattgcCGCCTTGGATGGTCATGGAATCCATCCAAAAGATCATTTGATTTATGTACAAGGAAGAAGAAACCTCATCTCGAGTTAATGCATCCAAACAAG TTTTCAATAGAGAAATTTGGAAACAATGAGGAGTATTATTCAACTTCAAGTACTACTTGCCAAAG ACATGAAAATCATGCAGCTCCAAGTGAGAGAATTGTGGTTCTTGCACTACCTGCAACATCTTCTACACAAT GGAAGGAATTGAAACAACGGAAACCCAGACAACCGAGAATCAAGtccaagaaaatagaaattcatGAGCAGGACAACAAGCAAAAGAGCCCCCCCTTTACTTTCATGCTTACTGA GTGGCAAGGAAGGCAAAAGCGGGACACAAATAGGGTCAGACGAATGATAAAACGAGTATCGTCGGATATGCATGATGTGCATGCACAA GTTTATGAAATATGA